A section of the Malania oleifera isolate guangnan ecotype guangnan chromosome 2, ASM2987363v1, whole genome shotgun sequence genome encodes:
- the LOC131148932 gene encoding uncharacterized protein LOC131148932, whose protein sequence is MDPHQWFRRRASARGRVAGHSIMPKGYDHYRAQYVQSYGSTANSSTEDHVDLTLRLGLPAYDDDKLEQTADSENVRLHQRQHQHQHPQVTIAAVLPYGIYPITNAFLQNPNYTQLLRHVRFNQYAMGNGGGTNHYNLLHHPAYTAWSSNNNQLGVGGQYFSAVPVAVPASHDGGYCRNYNTIPHLSADSALHSLACRKVATELQEMGSSSSSESHKKYVVSSTLPQCNKISQPETEKRCSQCNNDDTPMWRKGPLGPKSLCNACGIKYRKDMEKKKAEDLSIMPGGQYN, encoded by the exons ATGGACCCCCACCAGTGGTTCCGCCGGAGGGCCTCCGCGAGAGGACGCGTCGCCGGCCACTCGATTATGCCCAAAGGCTACGATCATTACCGGGCCCAGTACGTGCAATCCTACGGCAGCACTGCGAACAGCAGCACCGAGGATCACGTGGACCTCACCCTCAGGCTGGGATTACCCGCTTACGATGATGACAAACTTGAACAAACGGCGGATTCTGAAAATGTTCGTCTTCATCAGCGTCAGCATCAGCATCAGCATCCTCAGGTCACCATTGCAGCAGTTCTGCCTTACGGTATCTATCCCATTACGAACGCCTTCCTACAGAACCCTAACTACACTCAg TTGCTTAGGCATGTAAGGTTCAATCAATATGCAATGGGCAATGGAGGAGGGACTAATCATTATAATCTTCTTCATCATCCTGCCTACACTGCCTGGAGCTCAAACAACAATCAACTGGGGGTGGGTGGTCAGTACTTCTCCGCCGTCCCTGTGGCGGTTCCCGCCAGTCACGACGGCGGATACTGCAGAAACTACAACACTATTCCTCATCTCTCCGCCGATTCAGCACTGCACTCACTGGCCTGCAGGAAGGTGGCGACGGAGCTGCAGGAAATGGGGAGTTCGTCATCAAGTGAGTCCCACAAGAAGTACGTAGTGAGCAGTACTCTTCCTCAGTGTAATAAAATTAGTCAGCCCGAGACTGAGAAGAGGTGTTCACAATGCAACAACGATGACACTCCCATGTGGCGAAAAGGTCCCCTTGGCCCCAAG AGTCTATGCAATGCCTGTGGGATCAAGTATAGGAAGGACATGGAGAAAAAGAAAGCTGAAGATTTGAGCATTATGCCTGGGGGACAATACAATTAA